In Spirochaetota bacterium, the sequence TTTTTCTTCCAGAGTCATCTTTCCTTTATCGACATTTTTGGCAAGCACCCTATCGATGTACGTTACACCTTTTTGTGCCAATTCTTCTGTAATATCGTAGAGAATAACATTGAAACCACTAAGTGCTGCAACACAGGCAATACCTGAACCCATCTGCCCTGCTCCAACAATACCAATAGTCTTTATGTTATCTATCTTCACTCCATCCTCCTACTATGTGTATACTAAATATTTTATATGGCACATAGTGTTGTACCACATTAACATAATAATTATCTTTTTACAATTAACGCAACTGCCTCACCACCACCCAGGCAAAGTGACGCTAACCCTAAATGTTTATCCTGCCGCATCATTTCGTACAGCAGCGTCACCAGCACACGCGCACCACTTGCTCCTATGGGATGTCCCAATGCAACACTGCCACCATTTACATTAACTTTGCTAATATCAAGTCCCAACTCTTTTATTACACCTACCGTTGAGCCACTGAAGGCTTCATTAATTTCATAAAGGTCAATATCCTGTAATTGTACCCCTTCTTTTTTTAGGCATTTGGGAATTGCAAATATCGGTGCCATAAGGACATACTTCATATCGATTCCTGCTGAAGCCTGTGCTCCAATTGTTGCCAATATTGTGCTTCCAAGCTCGTGTGCCTTTTTCTCTGACATTACCACAACCGCCGCCGCACCATCACTAATTATAGATGCATTACCAGCAGTGGTAACGCCACCCTCTTTAAATGCAGGCTTCATTTTTGCTAAAACCTCATACGGTGTTGGCTTTGGGCATTCATCAGTATCAAAGAGAATCTCTTTTTGTTTTTGTGAGATAGTTATCGGAACTATCTCCTCTTTAAATTTCTCAGCTTCTATTGCACTTAAGGCTCTTTGGTATGACAGCGCAGCGTAGCGGTCCTGTTCTTCCCTGCTCACATTATATTTTTCTGAACACAGTTCATTGGAAATACCCATATGAAAATCATTGACCACATCCCATAATCCATCATGCACCATATGGTCTTTAAGCACTCCATCACCCATCCTGTATCCAAAGCGGGCTTTTTCTAAATAATATGGTGCCATGCTCATATTTTCCATGCCACCAGCTACCACTACATTAGCATCGCCACATGCAATTGCCTGTGCTGCAAGCATAATTGCCTTTAAGCCCGAGCCACATACTTTATTTATGGTAAGGCATTCTACTTCCCAGGGAAGATTAGCCTTGATAGCTGCCTGTCGTGCGGGATTTTGTCCACAACCACAGGGAAGCACCTGCCCCATTATAACTTCATCAACAACTTCTTTTGCAATTCCTGCTCTACGTATAGCCTCTTCAATAACAATAGCACCCAACTGTGTTGCGGGTATTGCTGATAATGAACCATTGAAATTTCCCAAGGGGGTTCTTACCGCGCTTACAATAACAGCCCTATTCATTGGCGACCTCCATTTTTGTATGTCAACAAAATACGGATGAAATTCTTCAAAATATAATCAAAATGTCAAAAATATTTTATACTATTTAAAAAATTTTTGCCTAGCAAGCAATACGCAGTTATATAAAAATGTAATCCTACAATAACTGTTGATAATTTGTATTTATAGAATTTTACTTGAAAAAATATTTTGGTCTAATTTTATAGATAGCACGTATACTTTGGGAGGATACAGATGAATATAGAAACTACTACCTGTATTTCATATTCACATCTTGATCTTTTGACATTTTATGCTAAAAAACACAATATGCCTTTAAGGACATTTATTTCCAGTCTTATTAGCTTTGCAACACAATATGATAAGCTTCAGTCACATTTTTTTAAACAGCTAAAATACCGCAAAAGGTACAGTGGTCAATGGAAAAGATTACACTTGGTGTTATATGATGATGAATATGAGTTTTTTATGGATGTAAAAAAAGTATACAAGCTGTCTCTGGCAAGGATTATCGAATATTGTTTGGACAATATACTTTATGAATTTTTAGAATTTTTAGCAAAGGAAGAAGAAAATGAAGACTATTATACCGATAACTATCGCTATAGAGGATACGCTTTTGAGACAGGTACTAAAAAAGATATATTTTATTTAACGGTCTATTGGGGACCACACCCTGAAATACTGCAAAAAGCAATAACCTGAACATACAGCAAAAAAATATTTTAAACACTCCTCTATCTCAGCACATAACACATTTTATGTGTTAAAAAGATGTTGTTATACACAACATAGATTCATTTTTTTAATTTTTTAAATTGACTAAATTGAAAATAGTACCACATACTAAAAGTGATAATAATCTCATTAAATTGTTGTCACCATGGTACATGACATTGACACCCATCGAAAGAATGGTGCAGTTATATTAGCGAAAAATTAATAATTGAGGGACTATCATGGATATAAAAGCGTATAAACAATCTGTTATTTTTATTTTTTTATCCATAATATTATTCACATCATGCACATCAGTTGAGTTTGTAAAAACAGGCAACGAATATCCTGCTCTTGATGAAAGCACTGATGTTAAAGTATTGCTCATTGTTGACAAAAACCAGTATGAAGAGATAGGCATCGCTGACATTGCTGGTGTATCACTGCCGGTACGTATTGATAAAGCCAAACAGATAGCACGCAGTAAAGGTGGTGATGTCATTGTTCCTGCCACAATGTGCAATGAAGAAATGCAGAAACGAATTCGCAGTGGGTATATAATTCAAAGCTTTTATATACTCAAAACAAAAACTTCTCGTGAAGTACAAAAGGCAACAGTTGAATCAACGCAGACTCCTCCATTAGAGGAAGAATTTGTACCTGAAAAACAATCTGCAACGTTTACACAACTATTACAGGATTATCCATTATTGCAAGGGCAGTCCTTCACAAATGACATGGCTCCCTTGAGATTTTATAAGATACCCCCATCGCTTCTGGTGTATGGTTTGTCCGACTACAAGCTTTGTTTACTGCAGTTTGATGCTGACAATTCCGTTCTAATGTTTATACCTAAGGATAAAGTCAATGTTATAAAAAAATCAATTAACGAAAGGAAAACCATGACATTTGATTTTACTCCGTTAGGAGTATATAAAGGGAAATACCCCGTATTAAAAATGCTATCAGAATAAAACAAAAGGCTTTCAACTATGCTTACAAAAGTTTCCACCCAAAGCAGTTTGTGCCGATTTGCCATTAGCGATGAGGAAAAGCTGTCCGATGAAAAGGTAAAAGAAGAAATAAGGAAAGCGTTTGAGGAACTTCGCGCATTCCCTTTCACCGTAAATTCAGCCATTATTAATTCTTTAAAAAGCGGTGCAGATATCTCATCTTTTAAAGATTCCTTTATTGCTATACGGAATGACATTTTCACTTCAATTACCGATAGCCCACAGGCACAGGAAAAGATAATATCTGATGTTAGATTACAGAACAGAATTCTAGATGCAATCACCAAAATCCATAACATAATTGCTGCAGGTGATTTTACTTCTCTATCAACACGGCGTTTTGTGCTAATCAAAGAACGGCCTAACTGGCCCACGTTATTTTATATTTCACCTACAAGTGCTGTGTTATCCCATGTTGGACAAGGCCCGCAATGGACTGAAATACCCACTATTTATTTGGGATTAAATATTTTCAATGTTTTAGCTTTAGACAAAGATAAAAAATTTGATGAAGCATTTTACTGGCTTTTAAAGGTTGAAGAGCGGGCAATAGAAACTGGTTATTCTCATATTGAGGTGTATCCTCCTCATGTATCTCGTGCTCTGAATGCACTGCTTGATGAAGTAATCCGTATTGCAACAATTTCAGAAGTTGAATTTAAGGAAGTACCTGAAAGAAAAAAAATAAGACCCTTTACTGTCCGCAACCGTGAAAGCTTTTTAAGGATGCTCAATGCTCGAACACCGGATGATAATTTTGATTTTGAAAAAAATCTCAAAGCTATACGCTCCCTTGAACGCCTAGCTCGTCGATATAAAAAAGGATATGATTTTAATTCGTTACGTGAAATTGTTCGCCTTTTGGTTGCAGCTTCAGGCCATGATATACACGAAATTCGTAATAATGCCAATATTCTCCTTGAGCGCATCTTTGCACCCAAGGAGTTTGATGCACCACTTGCCACTACATTTGTAAACTGTGCAGCTGGTAGTGAACATACATTTAAATTTTCCATACCCGATGAAGGTGATTATTTTGTGCGTATTTTCTCATATGCAGGCAACAACCCATTCCCTCTTGAGCAGGATATCACATTCATTGATATTGATCTATCCTATGATGAAACAAAAAGCATCTATACAGCAACGTATACATTCAATGAATTAGGTCATTATGATTTCCTTGTGTACCGTAAAAGGAAAAAACGCCCACAGTGGGTTCAATATGAAGGCTGTAGCGGCAGAATAAACGTTATCCCTGATGTTCGTGGGCAAATTGTACTGGAGATATTTCCTGATATACACGGCCATACACGCATCTACTGGATGGATGAAGAGCATCCCGGTTTGGTTTACAATGAACACGGCGAAGTCATTCGCTTGGGACGTTTCAGCGACATTACGGCACACCTTGAGGATTTAAAAGAACGCTATCATATAACTGCCCTGTATCTTTTGGGTGTGCAGAAGCGTGGTACAAACCGCGAAGACTGGGCACCTGAGGCAACTTCGCCTTCACCGTTTTCACCAATGAGCTTAGTAGAGATAGAAGATTTTCTAGGTGGTGAAAAGGAGTTTATGGAGCTTGTTGCAAAAGCTCATGCAATGGATATTAAAATCATCATCGACGTCGTACCTCACCTTAACCGCCGCAGTACAGAGCTTCCTGATGAGTATGCAGTTAAATGCTATGACGACAGCGGCAATTTAGTCATTCGTGCTTCAACTGATGGAAGATACGGCAGTTGGAATGATGGCAAATTATTGAATTACCGCAAGTTTGAAGTATGGGAATGGCTCATTAACAGTGTGTGTACACTAATAGACAAATATGACATTGATGGTATACGTTTTGATTCAGCACATGCTGTCCCCATCATGATGAAAAAGAACAATTATCCCTTTGTATGGGGTCAGTATCGCTCATTAGAATCATTAGTTGAAGGTGAAATAATAGTAAATGACAGGGAAGATGGGCATTTTATAACAACCGGATATTATGATAGTGCCTGCAGGGATCAGATTGCTATCCCCTTTCATTATCTTTTAATGAGCCGCATTGCACAAAAGCTGAAAGAGAAAAACAAAACGTTTTTCGTGCACTTAGCCGAATGCTACTGGGGCCATGAACGATATCTTACCCGCAGTGGTATAATTCCGTACAATTCTGCCCTTTTCAAGATATGCGAAGGGATCATTCATGGTACCACTGATGTCCGGGAGGTGTACCATTTTTATGATAACTATCTCCCATACGCGTTACCGCCAGGTACTGAGCTATTAGGCATTCTAGGAAATCATGATGAGCGGCGTGCACTTAATACATTTGGCCATAGGGGACTGAGGGCTGCTATTGGTCTTACTATTTTTATGAATAACATCATTATGGATTATGAAGGCAGCGCCGAGGGTGAAAACTGGAAGGTATATCTTGACAACATCTATGTTAACTGGAATCAATTTGAATATGTAGCACACCGTAGTCTTGAATCATTTTACCGCCAATGGTATAGGTTTCATCGCAACAATAAGGGCAAAGGATATTTGATATGGGCAAATAATCATCTTGTCGCAGCATCAATAAAATTCACAGAACATACAATATGGATTGGGGTTTTTAATTTTGCCGATAGCTCTCAGAATGTTGCATTGCAGTTTGATAACCCGCGTCTACCCATTGATGACAATGCCTATTATAAAGTGGTTGACCCTGTATATTCTCCCATTACCAAACATTACAGCTACTATACCGGCAGAGAACTCAAGGCTTCAAAGATTTATACGGTTGTATCCTACACTGACAGAATCAAGCTATTAAAATTAGAACCAGTCTCTGACATTGCTCCCTTGTACAATGATTTCCTTAAGGATTCACTATTCAGACTTTATTCAATCAGCAATCCTGAAAATTTTAAATCAAATTTTATGTTCCTTGAATCAATAGCGCATCTTTCCTCTTTTGAGAGGTTTATTGCGTTTCTTAAAGAGCAAATAATTGCACAATTTTACCCTCAATATAAAAATTTCATTGAGATTGGATTTAAACGAATTCTTTTTTATATGTTTAAATTTGGGTTTAAATCAGGTAACAACATACTGAAACTAATTGATGACCTGGCATCTCATGAAGATACTAATATATCTGATTTAGGTAAAAGTATACAATTCCATAATAGGCGAGGCCCAATCATTTTTGTATCAGCCGAAGCAGAACCATTTTCCAAAAGCGGTGGCCTTGCTAACGTTGTATATGAACTGCCGCGCGAGATGGTTAGCTTAGGTGAAGAAGTCATTGTCATAACACCTAAATACCGCCTGGGTGATGAAAAGGCAATGGAGAAAATGAACAATGCATTGAATAAATATAACGTCCAGTATACTGGCAAAAACGTACGTTTTATGATAGAAAATATATCCTACGAGGTTGGAGTCCATTATGCACAGGTTGATGGCATCCATTATTATCTTTTAGACCACCATGAATTTTTTGATGGCTTGTATTGGGGTTATACAGGGCAAGAGAAGTTACGGCGGCGTATTGCATTTGCCCGCGCTACAGCTGAACTTATCACGACGTTTGGTCTGTATCCTCTTTTCGTCATAACCAACGATGCATATACTGGTATCTTCAATGGTATTGTCCGCAGTGATCATGTATACTATGATAATCCAAACTTTAAACGGACATCATTCTTCCATATAATCCATAATGGAGGCTGGCAGTATTTTGATTCATACCATCGCTATGAAGACGGCAAAGATCTATTCTCGTTGTTTAATCTACCTCACTGGCGCTTTAATGATTTTTCTGATCCTAATGATTATAATAAAATAAACTGTATGGCAACCGGTATTCGATTTGCTGACAGGGTTATAACTGTTAGCCCTTCGTATGCAAAGCAAATAGAAAAAGCCTGTGATGGTCTTGAAAAAATTCTACACAATGTAATTGGCATAAGCAATGCACTGGGAGTTGATTTTAAGAACAGGATACTTATGCGCTTTCACAATTCAGGATTTGTTGACGAGCATTACCCAAAAATGATTGAAGCTGTAAAGACTAATACATCAATCTATGAAAAAATTCAAAAGCGGTACCCTGAAATACTAGAAGGCATCCGCAATTGCGAAAAGATTAAAGACCCATTACGTCGTGAATACGTAACTCACATTAGGAATAAGCTCTGTTTTCAACATAAATTTGGTTTTGCAATTGACCCTGATATTATTTTGTTTTCCATGATACACCGCATCGCAGAACAAAAAGGCTTTCAACTTCTATTAGAAGCATCGTACGGGATATTTACTACATTGGGCTTTCAGGGTTTCATTGGTGGTGCAGTTGCCTGGGGTGACCAGCGTGGAAGTGAGCTTGCAACAGGCCTACTCCACCTTCAGGGCTATTATCCAAAAAATGTACATGTCAATTTAGGATTTCAGGATATCAGTGTGCCACTGTTGTGCACTGATGTATTTTTAATGCCATCACTGCATGAACCCGGTGGCATATCCCAGCTAGAAGCATTAGCATGTGGTTGCTTAGTTGTTGCACGTGCAACTGGTGGGTTGCGCGATACTGTTATTCCCATTCGCGTGAAAGAGTCATCCGTTGAAGGGAATGGATTTTTATTTTCCGACTTTACCCCTTCGTCTTTCTATGATGCAATGCAACGATGTGCTGAATTTTTTAATAAAAACGATGATACAACAAAAGCACTAGCACGCCAAAATGCTATGCAGTCAGTCTATTACTGGGACAAACCTGCAAAGGAATATATTAATGTATTGTATTCGCATAAGGAAATTGTACGGGTGGTATAAAAATAAAAGAGCCTTCCACAGACACCATCAGTTACAGTGGGAGGCCCTGGAGTGTAAAATGATCTGGTATTGATATCGGAACAATGTTGAAAAAACTTAAATTTTTAATAATGTCATGAAAAAAATTTATTCAGTCATTCTATCATGCATTATGGTGCTTTTATCATGCGCCTCCGGTCAAAAAGCAGAGTTAGGGAATATTGTAAATTCAATTAATGGCCAACCTGTTATACCCTATACTGCCAATAAACTCTATATTTCACCGTTTATAAATCAGTCAGGAATTCCGGGGTATGAAGAAAAGTTAAAACAGCGGATTACAGAAAAAATTATTACTGGTGGAAGGTTGGCGATAGCTCCGTCAAAAGATAGCAGCGACGTAATGCTTACAGGTGTAATTCAATCTTTTCAGGTACAGCCAATAATGATTGACAATGCAGGAATAGTTAAGAAAAAGCGATTATTAATCATTACAGTGATACATTTGATTAATGTAGGAACCGGGAATTATATATTTCGCTCTATTACAGTACAGGCATTTAAGGAGTTTTCTGACATCGAAGCGCCTGTTACTCCATTTAACATTGTTCAGGATGAAGTAGAACAGATGTTAGCCTCTCGAATTGCCTTGCAGGTTGAAACAGGATGGTACACATCACTTAAAACCCAAGTGGAAAAAGGAAAAAAATAATATGGCTGTAAAAGCGCTGACATTTAATGAGCTGAAGTTGTCTATACAAAAAGAGCTATCGCACATATACTGTTTTTGTGGAAATAATGAAAATCAAAAAGAAGAAGCAATTATGCTCATTGCATCGCAGCTGTGGAAAACAAGAAAACCTGACGAATATGCAATCTCAACATATTTTGCCGAAGATTCATTTGAACAGGCGCTTGCTGCAATAGCATCCGTTTCACTTTTTGATGACACTTCAATGTATATAATTAAACATTGTGAACAGGTAAATCCTTCAAAAAAAGTTCATACAATGGTCTATGATTGTGTTAACAACTTGCCACATTCATGCTATGTTATTTTTGATACTCAGGAAAATAAACTTCCT encodes:
- a CDS encoding glycogen/starch synthase translates to MLTKVSTQSSLCRFAISDEEKLSDEKVKEEIRKAFEELRAFPFTVNSAIINSLKSGADISSFKDSFIAIRNDIFTSITDSPQAQEKIISDVRLQNRILDAITKIHNIIAAGDFTSLSTRRFVLIKERPNWPTLFYISPTSAVLSHVGQGPQWTEIPTIYLGLNIFNVLALDKDKKFDEAFYWLLKVEERAIETGYSHIEVYPPHVSRALNALLDEVIRIATISEVEFKEVPERKKIRPFTVRNRESFLRMLNARTPDDNFDFEKNLKAIRSLERLARRYKKGYDFNSLREIVRLLVAASGHDIHEIRNNANILLERIFAPKEFDAPLATTFVNCAAGSEHTFKFSIPDEGDYFVRIFSYAGNNPFPLEQDITFIDIDLSYDETKSIYTATYTFNELGHYDFLVYRKRKKRPQWVQYEGCSGRINVIPDVRGQIVLEIFPDIHGHTRIYWMDEEHPGLVYNEHGEVIRLGRFSDITAHLEDLKERYHITALYLLGVQKRGTNREDWAPEATSPSPFSPMSLVEIEDFLGGEKEFMELVAKAHAMDIKIIIDVVPHLNRRSTELPDEYAVKCYDDSGNLVIRASTDGRYGSWNDGKLLNYRKFEVWEWLINSVCTLIDKYDIDGIRFDSAHAVPIMMKKNNYPFVWGQYRSLESLVEGEIIVNDREDGHFITTGYYDSACRDQIAIPFHYLLMSRIAQKLKEKNKTFFVHLAECYWGHERYLTRSGIIPYNSALFKICEGIIHGTTDVREVYHFYDNYLPYALPPGTELLGILGNHDERRALNTFGHRGLRAAIGLTIFMNNIIMDYEGSAEGENWKVYLDNIYVNWNQFEYVAHRSLESFYRQWYRFHRNNKGKGYLIWANNHLVAASIKFTEHTIWIGVFNFADSSQNVALQFDNPRLPIDDNAYYKVVDPVYSPITKHYSYYTGRELKASKIYTVVSYTDRIKLLKLEPVSDIAPLYNDFLKDSLFRLYSISNPENFKSNFMFLESIAHLSSFERFIAFLKEQIIAQFYPQYKNFIEIGFKRILFYMFKFGFKSGNNILKLIDDLASHEDTNISDLGKSIQFHNRRGPIIFVSAEAEPFSKSGGLANVVYELPREMVSLGEEVIVITPKYRLGDEKAMEKMNNALNKYNVQYTGKNVRFMIENISYEVGVHYAQVDGIHYYLLDHHEFFDGLYWGYTGQEKLRRRIAFARATAELITTFGLYPLFVITNDAYTGIFNGIVRSDHVYYDNPNFKRTSFFHIIHNGGWQYFDSYHRYEDGKDLFSLFNLPHWRFNDFSDPNDYNKINCMATGIRFADRVITVSPSYAKQIEKACDGLEKILHNVIGISNALGVDFKNRILMRFHNSGFVDEHYPKMIEAVKTNTSIYEKIQKRYPEILEGIRNCEKIKDPLRREYVTHIRNKLCFQHKFGFAIDPDIILFSMIHRIAEQKGFQLLLEASYGIFTTLGFQGFIGGAVAWGDQRGSELATGLLHLQGYYPKNVHVNLGFQDISVPLLCTDVFLMPSLHEPGGISQLEALACGCLVVARATGGLRDTVIPIRVKESSVEGNGFLFSDFTPSSFYDAMQRCAEFFNKNDDTTKALARQNAMQSVYYWDKPAKEYINVLYSHKEIVRVV
- a CDS encoding acetyl-CoA C-acetyltransferase; amino-acid sequence: MNRAVIVSAVRTPLGNFNGSLSAIPATQLGAIVIEEAIRRAGIAKEVVDEVIMGQVLPCGCGQNPARQAAIKANLPWEVECLTINKVCGSGLKAIMLAAQAIACGDANVVVAGGMENMSMAPYYLEKARFGYRMGDGVLKDHMVHDGLWDVVNDFHMGISNELCSEKYNVSREEQDRYAALSYQRALSAIEAEKFKEEIVPITISQKQKEILFDTDECPKPTPYEVLAKMKPAFKEGGVTTAGNASIISDGAAAVVVMSEKKAHELGSTILATIGAQASAGIDMKYVLMAPIFAIPKCLKKEGVQLQDIDLYEINEAFSGSTVGVIKELGLDISKVNVNGGSVALGHPIGASGARVLVTLLYEMMRQDKHLGLASLCLGGGEAVALIVKR
- a CDS encoding 3-hydroxyacyl-CoA dehydrogenase NAD-binding domain-containing protein, translating into MKIDNIKTIGIVGAGQMGSGIACVAALSGFNVILYDITEELAQKGVTYIDRVLAKNVDKGKMTLEEK